A portion of the Nitrospira defluvii genome contains these proteins:
- a CDS encoding pilus assembly protein has product MNRRTLVSLMVLAGSVSSGLFGSGNVAAVVSNADYTAVPPFVSSATTPNIIVVMDNSGSMSNRACESSSCGTLADGSTSTTTTWTNSTRYSGYFDSLRCYTYNTTDTRFESGTGKTALATACPDTEWDGNFLNWATLRRFDAVKRAMIGGDCASTRATDGTCPTSGTPALKTVRAQASGLSNERADVNYGGGTGANTYVGRIPLADRTGSPATISIHVSDAYFCVENDTSFNSNCGDSYSVRKYHLKIGYTTEPTGVIQQIGSKARFGLVEFKSSSEGARMLVGAGSRQSIDWADGDVETFTTNTAAMVDAVQESYPSTWTPLSEALYETARYVAQIQSTFTTGYVYPIAFSGGISNGVNFATSGAGSIGTSEITALVGSETCPAGYITNACGRDPYFFGQNHTPPWSASSQVVACCRTFVIVFTDGEPTQDQNIPTALQDYAHAHHGQHCNGSDNAAPPRPINGTCNTNAATPYSDLLAEHKTDYADSGSHYLDDVAYWAHTTDLRPCSGTSDGTIAGLSVTGHCIAGTQSLTVYSFFAFGNINGRGILAQAARLGGFEDSNNDGVPQTNEWDKENNLTGAATPDGIPDAYFESSNVDDLQDKLLATIASILRRSASGSSVSVLATASTGEGALYQSYFYPSTIEPSTLSDVKWTGYTQALFVDTFGNTREDTNQDGRLDYKVDKIIKTRFDSLSNSVRVDKFVDTDGDGLPNDQNSDGAVTLADCNPCGQALSDILPIWEAGKQLALKDASTRNILTWVDADHDGVVDSGEQIAFSTANEPTLRPYLRAASSTEGTKIINFVRGCDVATCTEQATTRDRRLQVPAGSGSLKVWKLGDVIHSTPTVVAGPRDRHDAIYGDQSYTAFLQKWYNRRQVAYVGGNDGMLHAFNAGYYHPGDDASASAPANTIEHGWFTTAPADNSSGAALGDELWGFVPYELLPQLEFLSRADYQHVYYVDLPLKVADVRIFTADTDHPNGWGTILIGGFRMGGSCGACTAGTGAPPMTVNISGTDYTFYSAYFAMDVTNPDSPKLLWSFSSSNLGLSTSVPAVVRVNPAADAKASNTNAKWYMVVGSGPTGYDASVTQSAKVFAVDLATGPGSSNALVTSYSVGSWDSYIGDITALDRDLDYRHDVVYFGRVIHDGALPWRGKIYRLTMGAGGATSKFGTVTNPSQWGIASGSARVPTEMLDTFTSGAEMGPVASAPSVTVDDAANVWVFVGSGRYYSKSDKTDLSTQYFVGMKDSVLNTGCNQSAGALSCMDNDLVDVSNATVCVVGVGDCGLASGTNQVSGVTGATTFAGLIGLVQSKDGWVTKLVEPANPPTKPVPYGIGERAVSSPTVFGGVVFFPTFIPTNDICVSSGTSRLWALFYKTGSAYQEPILGTTGAGANQTVNKFGSLGEGLAFGVVVHMGSGRDGGSPFGLLINMSQGNFGDCATCTTAGGTLGSNISVPVAIDPRSRFFSWTNQ; this is encoded by the coding sequence ATGAATCGCCGAACTCTGGTTTCGCTGATGGTGCTTGCCGGTAGTGTCAGTTCCGGTCTGTTTGGCTCCGGCAATGTGGCCGCCGTCGTCTCCAATGCCGATTACACTGCCGTACCACCCTTTGTCTCAAGCGCGACGACGCCGAACATCATTGTGGTCATGGACAACTCGGGCAGTATGAGCAACCGGGCGTGTGAGTCATCGTCATGCGGAACGCTGGCGGACGGAAGCACGTCCACGACCACCACATGGACCAATAGCACACGATACTCCGGGTACTTTGATTCGCTGCGGTGCTACACCTACAACACGACCGATACTCGATTCGAGAGCGGAACCGGAAAAACGGCATTGGCGACGGCTTGTCCGGACACGGAATGGGACGGCAATTTCCTCAACTGGGCCACCCTGCGCCGGTTCGATGCGGTGAAGCGAGCGATGATCGGCGGGGATTGCGCCAGCACGAGAGCGACCGATGGAACCTGTCCGACCAGCGGAACGCCGGCACTCAAGACCGTTCGCGCGCAGGCCAGCGGCCTCAGCAACGAACGTGCAGACGTGAACTATGGCGGTGGCACAGGCGCCAATACCTATGTCGGCCGTATTCCATTGGCCGATCGAACCGGTAGCCCGGCCACGATTTCTATCCATGTATCTGATGCCTATTTTTGTGTTGAGAACGATACGAGCTTCAATAGCAACTGCGGGGACTCCTACAGTGTTCGAAAATATCATCTGAAGATTGGGTACACGACCGAGCCGACCGGGGTCATTCAGCAGATCGGAAGCAAGGCGCGGTTTGGATTGGTTGAGTTCAAGTCCAGCAGCGAAGGCGCGCGCATGCTGGTAGGGGCCGGTTCTCGCCAATCAATCGACTGGGCCGACGGCGACGTGGAGACGTTCACGACCAACACGGCGGCCATGGTTGATGCCGTGCAGGAGTCCTACCCTTCCACGTGGACCCCGCTCAGTGAGGCTCTGTATGAAACCGCGCGCTATGTTGCGCAGATCCAATCCACGTTTACGACGGGCTATGTGTATCCGATCGCGTTTTCCGGTGGTATTTCCAACGGGGTCAATTTTGCCACGAGCGGAGCTGGCTCCATCGGCACAAGTGAAATCACGGCATTGGTCGGATCTGAAACGTGCCCCGCCGGTTATATCACGAATGCCTGTGGCCGTGACCCGTATTTCTTTGGGCAAAACCATACTCCGCCTTGGTCTGCCAGTTCTCAGGTGGTGGCCTGCTGCCGGACGTTTGTGATCGTCTTCACCGACGGCGAACCGACGCAAGATCAGAATATCCCGACGGCTCTGCAAGACTATGCGCATGCCCATCATGGGCAGCATTGCAACGGGAGCGATAACGCCGCGCCTCCACGTCCCATCAATGGAACCTGTAACACGAACGCCGCGACCCCCTATAGTGATTTACTTGCGGAGCACAAAACCGACTATGCCGATAGCGGAAGCCACTACTTGGACGATGTCGCCTATTGGGCTCATACGACCGATCTGCGGCCTTGCAGCGGTACCAGTGACGGTACCATCGCCGGTTTATCGGTGACCGGACATTGCATCGCAGGAACTCAGAGTTTGACGGTGTACTCGTTCTTTGCGTTCGGCAACATCAATGGTCGGGGCATCTTGGCTCAAGCCGCTCGGTTGGGAGGCTTTGAGGATTCCAACAACGATGGCGTTCCACAAACCAATGAGTGGGATAAAGAGAACAATCTCACAGGCGCGGCGACTCCCGACGGGATCCCTGACGCCTATTTCGAATCCTCTAACGTTGACGACCTTCAGGACAAGCTGCTTGCCACAATCGCGAGCATTCTCCGACGAAGCGCCTCCGGCTCATCCGTATCGGTGTTGGCCACCGCGTCGACCGGCGAAGGAGCGCTCTATCAGTCGTACTTCTATCCCAGCACGATTGAGCCTTCGACGTTGAGCGATGTGAAATGGACCGGTTATACACAGGCGTTGTTTGTCGATACCTTCGGCAATACCCGGGAGGACACGAATCAAGATGGTCGCCTTGACTACAAGGTCGACAAGATCATCAAAACTCGTTTTGATTCACTCTCCAACTCGGTGAGGGTCGATAAATTTGTCGATACCGACGGCGATGGGTTGCCGAATGATCAGAATAGCGACGGCGCCGTGACGCTGGCAGATTGCAACCCATGCGGGCAAGCGCTGAGCGATATCCTGCCGATCTGGGAAGCCGGGAAGCAGTTGGCATTGAAGGATGCGTCCACTCGGAACATTCTTACCTGGGTCGATGCCGATCATGACGGAGTGGTTGACTCCGGTGAGCAGATCGCGTTCTCAACGGCGAATGAGCCGACTCTTCGCCCATACCTTCGTGCCGCATCGAGCACGGAAGGGACGAAGATTATCAACTTCGTGCGCGGCTGCGATGTGGCCACGTGCACTGAGCAGGCGACGACCCGAGATCGGCGCCTGCAGGTGCCCGCCGGAAGCGGAAGCTTAAAGGTGTGGAAGCTGGGAGATGTGATCCACTCAACACCCACGGTGGTGGCGGGGCCTCGAGACCGGCACGATGCGATCTATGGGGATCAGAGTTATACCGCGTTTCTTCAGAAGTGGTACAACCGTAGACAGGTAGCCTACGTCGGTGGCAACGACGGTATGCTGCATGCGTTCAACGCCGGGTATTACCATCCGGGTGATGACGCGAGCGCGTCTGCCCCTGCCAATACGATCGAGCACGGCTGGTTTACGACGGCCCCAGCCGACAACTCCAGTGGCGCGGCGCTCGGTGACGAGTTGTGGGGGTTTGTGCCCTATGAACTCCTCCCGCAGCTCGAGTTCCTCAGCCGGGCCGACTATCAACATGTTTACTATGTAGATTTGCCCCTGAAGGTGGCCGATGTGCGGATCTTTACCGCGGATACGGACCACCCCAACGGTTGGGGCACAATTCTGATCGGCGGATTTAGGATGGGGGGAAGTTGTGGCGCGTGCACGGCGGGGACCGGTGCGCCTCCGATGACGGTCAATATCAGCGGGACGGATTACACGTTCTACAGCGCCTATTTTGCGATGGATGTCACGAATCCCGACAGCCCAAAACTGCTGTGGTCATTCAGCAGTTCGAATCTGGGTTTGTCGACCAGCGTACCGGCGGTGGTTCGCGTGAATCCGGCTGCTGATGCGAAAGCCAGCAATACCAACGCGAAATGGTACATGGTGGTGGGGTCCGGGCCGACCGGGTACGACGCCAGCGTGACACAGAGTGCGAAAGTCTTTGCGGTAGACCTGGCAACGGGGCCGGGGAGCAGTAACGCTCTGGTGACATCGTATTCGGTGGGGTCGTGGGATTCCTATATTGGTGATATCACGGCGCTGGATCGGGATCTCGATTACCGCCACGATGTCGTTTATTTCGGTCGTGTCATTCATGATGGCGCGCTTCCATGGAGAGGGAAGATTTATAGGCTGACGATGGGCGCAGGGGGGGCGACATCGAAGTTCGGCACAGTCACGAATCCGTCGCAGTGGGGGATTGCCTCGGGCAGTGCGCGTGTGCCGACGGAAATGTTGGATACGTTCACCTCTGGAGCGGAGATGGGGCCCGTTGCGAGTGCCCCTTCCGTCACGGTGGATGATGCCGCGAATGTCTGGGTGTTTGTCGGCAGCGGACGTTACTACAGCAAGTCTGACAAGACAGATCTCTCTACTCAGTATTTCGTAGGGATGAAAGATTCTGTGCTCAATACCGGATGCAATCAGTCCGCCGGCGCGTTGAGCTGTATGGATAATGATTTGGTGGATGTGTCAAATGCCACGGTATGTGTGGTGGGTGTCGGCGATTGCGGGTTGGCAAGTGGCACCAATCAGGTATCTGGTGTGACCGGTGCGACAACCTTCGCAGGCTTGATCGGTCTTGTTCAAAGCAAGGATGGGTGGGTGACCAAGCTTGTTGAGCCTGCCAACCCGCCGACGAAGCCGGTTCCGTATGGCATTGGAGAGCGGGCAGTAAGTAGTCCGACGGTCTTTGGCGGCGTGGTGTTTTTCCCTACCTTTATTCCGACCAACGACATCTGCGTCTCGTCCGGAACCAGCCGGCTCTGGGCGTTATTCTACAAAACAGGGAGCGCCTATCAGGAGCCGATTTTGGGTACGACTGGAGCAGGGGCAAATCAGACCGTCAACAAATTTGGATCGCTCGGCGAAGGGTTGGCCTTCGGTGTCGTGGTTCACATGGGGTCCGGCCGGGATGGCGGAAGCCCATTCGGGCTTTTGATCAATATGAGTCAGGGAAATTTCGGAGATTGTGCGACCTGTACGACTGCTGGTGGGACCTTAGGGTCAAATATTAGTGTTCCTGTCGCGATTGACCCGCGGAGTAGATTTTTCTCATGGACGAACCAGTGA
- a CDS encoding Ig domain-containing protein, which translates to MDEPVKTVWRTLLPALRVPLMALAAAAYWGCSSSPQDGPAAGGGVKSNHPPTIRLVTIVPDPLLLAAPITAHVVADDPDGTEPTTRFQWIVNEVPVLGATGLELAPSHVKRGDRVALEVIATDGQSESAPYRTQPMTVVNTPPLIAHVVVETESPGNGNRVQAKVDAVDPDRDEIHYTYRWWRNDKQIQEGEESVLDTTGFGRKDVIVVEVIARDQDAAAAPVRSVPSALGNSPPLIVSDPVPLTNRELYEYLVQAKDVDGDSVTYVLETGPPGMTIDAATGQVTWKLLSGVAGTHRVKVMAEDGQGGAAWQEFELSIPSTAQSLARPLPQG; encoded by the coding sequence ATGGACGAACCAGTGAAGACCGTCTGGCGAACCCTTCTCCCGGCCCTTCGGGTGCCGCTGATGGCTTTGGCGGCTGCTGCATACTGGGGTTGTTCTTCCTCCCCCCAGGACGGACCGGCTGCCGGGGGTGGGGTGAAGAGTAATCACCCTCCCACGATTCGTCTCGTGACGATCGTTCCGGATCCTCTTTTGCTCGCGGCACCCATTACGGCGCACGTCGTGGCGGATGATCCGGACGGGACGGAACCGACGACGCGATTTCAATGGATCGTTAATGAGGTACCTGTGCTAGGTGCGACTGGCTTGGAATTGGCTCCGAGTCACGTCAAGCGAGGGGATCGGGTTGCTCTTGAGGTGATTGCCACAGATGGTCAGTCGGAAAGCGCACCCTATCGCACACAGCCGATGACTGTGGTGAATACCCCGCCGTTGATTGCCCATGTGGTGGTGGAGACGGAGTCTCCGGGAAACGGCAATCGGGTGCAGGCCAAGGTAGACGCCGTCGACCCTGATCGGGATGAGATCCACTACACGTATCGCTGGTGGAGGAATGACAAACAGATCCAGGAAGGCGAGGAGAGTGTGCTCGACACCACAGGATTTGGCAGGAAAGATGTCATTGTGGTCGAGGTGATTGCGCGGGATCAGGATGCGGCCGCCGCTCCGGTCCGTTCAGTCCCCAGCGCATTGGGGAACTCGCCGCCGCTGATTGTGTCGGATCCGGTTCCGTTGACGAATCGAGAGTTGTACGAGTATCTCGTGCAAGCAAAGGATGTTGACGGAGATAGCGTCACCTATGTGTTGGAGACAGGGCCTCCGGGAATGACGATCGATGCGGCGACGGGACAAGTGACCTGGAAACTTTTATCTGGTGTGGCGGGCACCCATCGTGTGAAGGTTATGGCAGAGGACGGACAGGGAGGGGCGGCCTGGCAAGAATTCGAACTGTCTATTCCCTCGACGGCCCAGTCGTTGGCGCGACCGTTGCCTCAAGGCTAA
- a CDS encoding PhoH family protein, with protein MRKIKLREGTNTAVLFGHHDRHLKLIEEEYGVRCSARGEEVTVEGMPETVKQAERVLNELAALTNEGYELRSDDISHALTALRHNQDASLKELLFSASPIVTRKRFIVPKTPTQKHYLEAIEKHDIVIGIGPAGTGKTYLAMAMAVSALMKKDVSRIILARPAVEAGEKLGYLPGDMYAKVNPYLRPLYDALFDMMDMERANRLIDRGDIEIAPLAFMRGRTLNDSFVILDEAQNATAEQMKMFLTRLGFHSKAVVTGDITQIDLPSDRVSGLIEVRGILQGIAGIEFVHFDERDVVRHRLVQEIIKAYDRHSATPPHFSPSRKSEPPKRQQQDSKASRSTPSQSGSWGQSH; from the coding sequence GTGCGCAAGATCAAACTACGGGAAGGCACGAACACCGCGGTCCTCTTTGGACATCACGATCGCCACCTCAAGTTGATTGAGGAGGAATACGGCGTGCGATGTTCGGCGCGGGGGGAAGAAGTCACGGTCGAAGGAATGCCTGAGACTGTGAAGCAGGCCGAACGAGTCCTGAACGAACTTGCCGCGCTCACCAATGAGGGCTATGAACTCAGGTCCGATGATATTAGTCATGCCCTAACCGCACTCCGCCACAACCAGGACGCCTCGCTCAAAGAGCTGCTCTTCAGCGCCTCTCCTATCGTCACCAGAAAGCGCTTCATTGTTCCGAAGACTCCAACGCAGAAGCACTACCTCGAGGCCATCGAAAAGCACGACATCGTGATCGGCATCGGTCCGGCCGGAACCGGCAAGACGTATTTGGCGATGGCGATGGCAGTGAGCGCACTGATGAAAAAGGACGTCAGTCGCATCATTCTCGCCAGGCCGGCCGTGGAGGCAGGGGAGAAGCTGGGGTATTTGCCGGGTGATATGTATGCCAAGGTCAACCCATACCTTCGTCCTCTTTATGATGCGCTATTCGATATGATGGATATGGAGCGGGCCAACCGGTTGATCGATCGGGGAGATATCGAAATCGCTCCGCTTGCGTTCATGCGCGGACGTACGCTCAACGACTCGTTTGTGATTTTGGATGAGGCGCAGAACGCCACCGCCGAACAAATGAAGATGTTCCTTACGCGTTTGGGTTTTCACTCGAAAGCCGTCGTCACGGGTGATATCACGCAGATTGATTTGCCCTCGGACCGGGTCTCCGGGTTGATCGAAGTACGGGGAATTCTCCAGGGCATTGCGGGGATTGAATTTGTCCACTTCGATGAGCGAGATGTCGTTCGACATCGTCTCGTGCAAGAAATCATCAAGGCGTACGATCGTCATTCCGCCACGCCGCCACACTTTTCTCCCTCGCGAAAGAGTGAGCCACCCAAAAGGCAGCAACAGGACTCCAAGGCTTCTCGGTCCACTCCCTCCCAGTCAGGCTCCTGGGGCCAATCGCATTAA
- the ybeY gene encoding rRNA maturation RNase YbeY: MPVVVGMRLRRRRLRLEQLTKLAGHILQSIGESDALLSLEIVGDVRMRRLNRLFRQRDKTTDVLAFATREGPGPPSALLGDVVISLPQAIRQSRRHQRGVDYELVVLLIHGILHLCGYDHERSEREARRMTRRERAVLRAVGRIPRLLVSGD, encoded by the coding sequence ATGCCGGTCGTCGTCGGCATGCGGCTTCGGCGGCGGCGTCTCCGCCTCGAACAGCTCACGAAACTCGCCGGTCATATCCTTCAGTCCATCGGTGAATCTGACGCGTTGCTGAGCCTGGAAATAGTGGGAGACGTGCGGATGCGTCGCCTGAATCGACTGTTTCGCCAGCGCGACAAAACAACCGACGTCCTTGCGTTCGCGACCAGGGAAGGTCCAGGGCCGCCTTCTGCGCTGCTCGGAGACGTGGTCATTTCATTGCCCCAGGCTATTCGGCAGTCCCGTCGACATCAACGAGGGGTCGACTATGAACTGGTGGTGCTGTTGATTCACGGCATTCTGCATCTGTGCGGCTACGACCATGAGCGGAGTGAGCGGGAAGCGAGAAGAATGACTCGGCGTGAACGGGCTGTGCTCCGTGCCGTCGGCCGAATCCCCAGACTATTGGTGTCCGGCGATTGA
- the ftsY gene encoding signal recognition particle-docking protein FtsY yields the protein MGWFQKLSEGLAKTRDAVTGHLDRLLGRAADPALLDELEVALISADLGMPVVDRVMEQLRAQMRGGNFSDSEKVRELLRKSVLDILLPTQSASMEQLVSQGPRPFVILAVGVNGVGKTTTVAKLTQRFCQQGKTPLLVAGDTFRAAAIDQLQVWADRINVEVIRHRPGADPAAVAYDGITAAKARGVDVVLIDTAGRLHTKTNLMDELRKIKRVVAQECPGAPHEVLLVLDATVGQNAIAQARQFHDAVGVTGIALTKLDGTARGGIVVAIADTFKIPVRLIGVGESVEDLQDFDAKAFVDALF from the coding sequence GTGGGTTGGTTTCAGAAACTGAGCGAGGGGCTGGCCAAAACGCGTGATGCGGTCACGGGGCACCTCGACCGACTGCTCGGACGCGCAGCGGATCCGGCGCTCCTGGACGAGCTGGAGGTGGCCCTAATCAGCGCGGATCTGGGCATGCCGGTTGTGGATCGCGTGATGGAACAGCTGCGCGCGCAGATGCGCGGGGGGAATTTTTCCGACTCCGAGAAGGTTCGCGAGCTGCTGCGCAAGTCCGTGCTGGATATCTTGCTTCCGACGCAATCCGCTTCGATGGAACAACTTGTGAGTCAGGGGCCGCGCCCATTTGTGATCCTTGCCGTGGGGGTCAACGGTGTCGGGAAGACGACCACCGTGGCCAAGCTGACCCAGCGATTTTGTCAACAGGGCAAGACCCCGCTTCTTGTTGCCGGGGACACGTTTCGTGCGGCGGCGATCGATCAGCTCCAGGTGTGGGCGGACCGCATCAACGTGGAGGTCATTCGCCATCGACCCGGTGCCGATCCGGCGGCGGTTGCCTACGACGGAATCACGGCCGCCAAGGCGCGTGGGGTCGACGTGGTACTCATCGATACCGCCGGCCGGCTGCACACCAAGACCAATCTGATGGACGAGCTGCGAAAGATCAAACGTGTGGTCGCGCAAGAGTGTCCCGGCGCTCCCCATGAAGTCCTGCTTGTCCTCGATGCCACGGTCGGTCAGAATGCCATCGCCCAAGCACGGCAATTTCACGACGCGGTCGGCGTGACAGGTATCGCTCTGACCAAACTAGACGGAACGGCGCGGGGCGGGATCGTGGTGGCCATCGCCGATACGTTCAAGATTCCGGTTCGCCTGATCGGAGTCGGAGAATCAGTCGAAGATTTACAGGACTTTGACGCCAAGGCGTTTGTCGACGCATTATTCTAA
- a CDS encoding response regulator: MSTLLVIDDDRLHCDLLQVALARHGYQVSTATGGREGVVLFRQLRPVVTLLDLRMPEMDGLAVLKEIRTLDPRAGVIMLGGGATEELENHARKLRVTDFFRKGLSLDVLIGAVHRAAQQAKRDASASESRAGEDREHTPEEQILVVDDDVMARELLVRFLSLRGYRVRAAKDGREALRLVEESAPDLLILDLAMPEMNGVELLRALAARDYAGRTIILSGHQNDPLLADAWALGPQEVLDKPLDLERTLMAVQLVMVCREC, translated from the coding sequence ATGAGTACGCTGTTGGTGATTGATGATGATCGGTTGCACTGCGACCTGTTGCAGGTGGCATTGGCGCGTCATGGGTATCAGGTCAGCACGGCCACAGGCGGTCGGGAAGGCGTGGTATTGTTTCGGCAGCTCCGACCCGTCGTGACACTGCTGGATCTCCGTATGCCGGAGATGGACGGGCTGGCTGTGCTCAAGGAGATTCGAACGCTCGATCCCCGGGCGGGGGTGATTATGTTGGGAGGCGGCGCAACCGAGGAGTTAGAAAATCATGCTCGGAAATTGCGCGTCACAGATTTTTTTCGGAAGGGGTTGTCGCTGGACGTGCTCATCGGGGCCGTGCACCGTGCGGCACAGCAGGCTAAGCGAGACGCATCCGCGTCCGAGTCGCGAGCGGGAGAGGACAGGGAGCACACTCCGGAAGAACAGATCCTCGTGGTTGATGACGATGTGATGGCGCGTGAGCTGCTCGTCCGTTTCCTCAGTCTGCGTGGCTATCGTGTGCGTGCGGCCAAAGACGGCCGTGAAGCCTTACGCCTGGTCGAGGAATCGGCCCCTGACTTGCTGATACTCGACCTGGCCATGCCGGAGATGAACGGTGTGGAACTTCTGCGGGCGCTGGCCGCGAGGGACTATGCCGGAAGAACGATTATTTTGAGCGGGCATCAAAACGATCCGTTGCTGGCCGACGCCTGGGCGTTGGGGCCGCAGGAGGTGCTGGATAAGCCCCTGGATTTGGAACGGACCTTGATGGCCGTTCAGCTTGTGATGGTCTGCCGGGAGTGTTAA
- a CDS encoding M1 family metallopeptidase — protein MNWLYRLFRFSLLVCLLVPALAAAHPLSQTPSIEHHQLILELRPDSHQLIATDRLTVRGGLSGQELVFSLAPALVLERIEDVTRCQDPCESAPEVVFRRENVAGGTVLPRVILSQPANSENDNRVQLKFSYRGVIDDPPRDPRHLRFVTPSETSGHIGPEGVYLSSESQWYPDLDDSLATYDVRITVPEGWSAVTQGTAQSDPARWIVSTKSEALTVVANRFVVKTRPWKAQSGQAILLATYLFPDEAALADEYLDASARYLDAYIPLLGPYPFTQFAVVENFFSSGLGMPSFTLLGSGVIKRHYTQPYALGHEIVHSWIGNGVFNRVSRGNWVEGLTTYLSNYYYHELTGDAVQAREQRRLMLLGYAVYVRPGEGYPVKEFAQKQDEKDNAIGYQQCAMVFHALRQEVGEEAFWRAVRQIPERYLGAVADWDDLERIFQEVAGRNLRWFFAQWVERAGVPDIELSGLRVQPSRSVAEAQGGTEVVVHLAQRGVPYRVSIELEFVLSEGRTHRTRVQLTDSQQDVIVLVPERPRAVRLDPGVHLFRRIARADMAPMLNLYVTDAQRTMVVSREGSGTPGPFPDIVQRIVAQEAAKPALSRTTVVTAGSEEWSAARAGSWLVLGGPRDNPAASAVVQQCRDHLRLTDNGFFVDGKTYEGAGMALLVSCRREDHPGSVVTLLYGVTPQALGRVARLLFFYGWQSYVVFQDGAVVARGDWEDMMSAEVPSETR, from the coding sequence GTGAATTGGTTGTATCGCCTCTTCCGCTTCAGTCTACTTGTCTGCTTGCTCGTTCCTGCGCTTGCAGCGGCCCATCCTCTTTCCCAGACCCCGTCGATTGAACACCATCAACTCATCCTCGAACTGCGGCCGGACTCCCATCAACTGATCGCGACGGATCGTCTGACCGTGCGCGGAGGGCTCTCTGGGCAGGAGTTGGTGTTTTCCCTTGCGCCGGCTCTTGTGCTGGAACGGATAGAGGATGTCACTCGTTGTCAGGATCCCTGCGAGTCTGCTCCAGAGGTTGTGTTCAGAAGAGAGAATGTGGCCGGTGGGACAGTCCTGCCTCGCGTCATCCTGTCGCAGCCGGCTAACAGTGAAAATGACAACCGGGTACAGTTGAAATTTTCCTACCGTGGTGTCATCGACGATCCTCCGCGTGATCCACGTCACCTGCGTTTTGTCACCCCGAGTGAGACGTCCGGCCACATTGGCCCGGAGGGGGTGTACTTGAGTAGCGAAAGTCAGTGGTACCCCGATCTGGACGATTCGTTGGCTACCTATGACGTGAGGATTACGGTACCGGAAGGATGGTCTGCCGTCACGCAAGGAACGGCTCAATCCGATCCCGCGCGCTGGATTGTCTCCACGAAAAGTGAAGCGTTGACGGTGGTCGCCAACCGATTCGTGGTGAAGACCCGTCCATGGAAGGCGCAATCAGGGCAGGCAATCCTTCTGGCCACCTATCTGTTTCCGGACGAAGCGGCGTTGGCAGATGAGTATCTCGATGCGTCGGCCCGCTATCTCGATGCCTATATTCCATTGCTCGGCCCCTATCCGTTTACGCAATTCGCAGTCGTCGAGAACTTTTTTTCAAGCGGCCTGGGCATGCCGTCGTTTACGCTGCTAGGAAGTGGAGTGATCAAGCGGCACTATACTCAGCCCTATGCGCTGGGGCATGAAATCGTACATTCCTGGATCGGCAATGGGGTGTTCAATCGGGTGAGTCGTGGCAATTGGGTGGAGGGGCTCACGACCTATTTGTCCAACTACTATTATCATGAACTGACGGGCGACGCGGTTCAGGCGCGCGAGCAGCGGCGGTTAATGCTGCTGGGATATGCCGTCTACGTTCGTCCAGGCGAGGGATATCCCGTCAAGGAGTTTGCACAGAAGCAGGATGAAAAGGACAATGCCATCGGCTATCAGCAATGCGCCATGGTGTTTCACGCCCTTCGACAGGAAGTGGGCGAAGAGGCGTTCTGGCGGGCTGTGAGGCAGATCCCGGAGCGATACCTCGGTGCCGTGGCAGACTGGGACGATCTCGAGCGGATTTTCCAGGAGGTGGCCGGCCGAAATCTTCGCTGGTTTTTTGCCCAGTGGGTTGAACGGGCCGGTGTGCCGGACATCGAGCTGTCGGGTTTGCGTGTGCAGCCGTCCCGCAGCGTGGCCGAGGCACAGGGCGGAACTGAGGTGGTGGTGCATCTCGCTCAACGGGGGGTGCCCTACCGTGTCTCGATCGAACTGGAGTTTGTGCTGAGCGAAGGGCGTACCCACCGGACGCGGGTGCAACTCACCGACTCACAGCAAGACGTCATCGTCCTGGTACCGGAACGGCCGCGGGCGGTACGGCTGGATCCCGGCGTCCACCTGTTTCGGCGCATCGCTCGAGCCGACATGGCACCGATGCTGAATCTGTATGTGACAGACGCTCAGCGGACCATGGTCGTTTCGCGGGAGGGCTCCGGAACCCCCGGCCCGTTTCCCGACATCGTGCAACGTATCGTTGCCCAGGAAGCGGCAAAACCAGCCCTGTCACGCACGACAGTGGTGACTGCGGGCTCGGAGGAGTGGAGTGCTGCGCGGGCTGGATCCTGGTTGGTGCTGGGCGGCCCCCGAGACAATCCGGCAGCGTCCGCAGTGGTGCAGCAGTGCCGGGATCATCTTCGACTGACCGACAACGGCTTTTTCGTTGACGGCAAGACCTACGAAGGGGCAGGCATGGCGCTGTTGGTTTCTTGTCGGCGGGAGGACCATCCGGGCAGCGTGGTGACTCTGCTGTACGGGGTGACCCCACAGGCATTGGGTCGTGTCGCCCGGCTCTTGTTTTTTTACGGGTGGCAGAGTTATGTGGTGTTTCAGGACGGAGCCGTGGTAGCACGCGGAGATTGGGAGGATATGATGAGTGCAGAGGTGCCCAGTGAAACACGGTAA